In Mytilus edulis chromosome 4, xbMytEdul2.2, whole genome shotgun sequence, the following proteins share a genomic window:
- the LOC139519894 gene encoding uncharacterized protein, translated as MAAACVQDDGGGSIVDEGEKYISLEELQNQLQLSGNEALTVQVDNASGYIIKCNSSESSCDSGQVITAGGDSTVIAYALPVDSNRHSAYIVHGSGVEGTNEGNLVTFNSEVGDSSTENVSARELVSKDNKEIVDQNGTFGLDNKSNQATKKTNSKKDDKSLVETAVQANDYDIERRSGKVPARRRVIPFKFRDYKNPDLVKEEGNESDSDYDPDIIEESSLKRKRPVARKSTTPGSGKRGRPRKSASNEVVILIQSSGLGNSTSQIVPLESLNETVQQTISTAIANQEAKSDAEKDEEITETKSSENQDQTEEQVVKRREKNRGVGKDFKCDSCRKTFSSKGNLKTHEKIHEDEKPFKCDFNGCGKAFRSNESLRRHRLSHMGIKPFECSICKNKFASNVSLQEHISRHTDEKPHQCHICEKNFRQVSCLRRHLFTHSSELPFSCHVCGRKFSQNVYLRSHMKVHTGERPFKCTECGKAFAHQSDLTRHKIVHTGRKPYACEVCNAKFSDPSSKRRHEKEHVGAKPYVCQLCFESFKRGGQLKTHLSRKHTNQKEEVQVIQKDGLLQFIYKDGNCQTIPVSQADNFEQVKDKKIVKLIKDLNNKMVQHVHIGLPQEAEMDSNIEELAAIETVVMETEHENSDDLMQNISGMTNDSSKNIKVETKNSDDETVITIAEVQDFQEVSGSEVPVEYLQIINGVIPESENQEVVVFPYNQGEVIQSESITTEEVCVIGKDISEQERNDSIIEVTADDDTQGVDYVANPDFNSQQYYNWLSSFTELCKVMPMPLDLSLFQKINQVHKTLSDVMATPSGVVADKENFKILMNISQELNSIINEHLFHVMQNLDTEK; from the exons atggctgccgcttgtGTTCAAGATGATG GTGGTGGTTCAATAGTAGATGAAGGCGAGAAGTACATCTCTCTTGAAGAACTTCAAAATCAACTTCAGTTATCTGGGAATGAAGCATTAACTGTCCAAGTAGACAATGCATCAGGTTACATTATCAAATGCAACAGTTCAGAATCTTCCTGTGATTCAGGACAAGTTATTACTGCAGGAGGAGACTCCACTGTAATAGCATATGCATTGCCAGTAGATTCAAACAGACACTCCGCTTACATTGTTCATGGGTCTGGAGTTGAAGGTACAAATGAGGGTAATCTGGTGACTTTCAATAGTGAGGTTGGTGATTCATCAACTGAAAATGTTTCAGCTAGAGAGTTGGTTTCCAAAGATAACAAAGAGATTGTTGATCAGAATGGTACCTTTGGACTGGATAATAAATCAAATCAAGCAACAAAGAAAACTAACAGTAAAAAAGATGACAAATCTCTAGTAGAAACAGCAGTACAAGCTAATGATTATGATATAGAGAGGAGGTCGGGAAAAGTTCCTGCAAGGAGGAGAGTAATCCCATTTAAATTCag agatTATAAGAATCCTGACTTAGTCAAGGAAGAGGGAAATGAAAGTGATTCTGATTATGATCCAGACATCATTGAGGAATCTTCTTTGAAGAGAAAAAGACCAGTGGCTCGTAAGTCAACTACTCCTGGTAGTGGAAAAAGAG GGAGACCTAGAAAATCAGCATCAAATGAAGTTGTCATTCTTATTCAATCCTCAG GTTTAGGCAATTCAACAAGTCAGATTGTGCCATTAGAGTCTTTAAATGAAACTGTTCAACAGACTATTTCAACAGCTATAGCTAATCAGGAAGCCAAAAGTGATGCTGAAAAAGACGAAGAGATAACAGAAACAAAAAGTAGTGAGAACCAGGATCAAACTGAAGAGCAAGTGGTGAAGAGAAGGGAAAAAAACAGAGGTGTAGGAAAAGATTTTAAGTGTGATAGTTGTCGTAAAACCTTTTCTTCCAAAG gaaATCTGAAAACTCATGAAAAAATCCATGAAGATGAAAAAccatttaaatgtgattttaatggATGTGGGAAAGCCTTTAGAAGTAATGAAAGTTTGAGAAGACACAGATTATCTCATATGG GTATCAAACCATTTGAATGTTCTATCTGCAAGAATAAATTTGCTAGTAATGTAAGCCTTCAGGAACATATATCTAGGCATACAGATGAGAAACCACACCAGTGCCACATCTGTGAAAAGAATTTCCGTCAAGTCAGCTGTTTACGTAGGCACCTCTTCACACATTCTTCAGAACTGCCATTTTCCTGCCATGTGTGTGGGCGCAAATTCTCACAGAACGTTTATCTGAGATCACATATGAAAGTTCATACTG GAGAAAGACCCTTTAAATGTACAGAGTGTGGGAAAGCATTTGCTCATCAGTCTGATCTAACAAGGCATAAAATTGTTCACACTG GCCGTAAACCTTATGCCTGTGAAGTTTGTAATGCCAAATTTAGTGATCCGTCAAGTAAAAGGAGACATGAGAAAGAACATGTAGGAGCAAAGCCTTATGTTTGTCAGTTGTGCTTTGAGTCATTCAAACGTGGGGGACAACTAAAAACTCATCTAAGTAGGAAACACACAAATCAGAAAGAAGAAGTTCAAGTCATTCAGAAAGATGGATTATTACAATTCATATACAAGGATGGAAATTGTCAAACTATTCCTGTGTCACAAGCTGACAACTTTGAACAagtaaaagataagaaaatagtCAAATTAATTAAAGACTTGAACAATAAAATGGTCCAACATGTTCATATAGGCCTTCCCCAAGAAGCTGAAATGGATTCAAATATAGAGGAATTAGCAGCCATTGAAACAGTTGTCATGGAAACTGAACATGAAAACAGTGATGATCTAATGCAAAATATTTCAGGAATGACAAATGATAGTAGTAAAAATATTAAAGTTGAGACTAAAAATAGTGATGATGAAACAGTGATTACTATTGCTGAAGTTCAGGATTTTCAGGAAGTTTCAGGGTCAGAGGTGCCAGTAGaatatttacaaattataaatgGTGTTATTCCAGAATCTGAAAACCAGGAAGTTGTTGTGTTTCCTTACAATCAAGGGGAGGTAATTCAGTCTGAATCAATTACTACAGAGGAGGTCTGTGTGATTGGCAAGGACATTTCAGAACAAGAAAGGAATGACTCTATCATAGAGGTCACAGCAGATGATGACACTCAGGGAGTTGATTATGTTGCAAACCCAGATTTCAACAGTCAACAATATTATAACTGGTTATCAAGTTTTACAGAACTATGTAAAGTAATGCCAATGCCTTTAGATCTGTCTTTATTTCAGAAAATTAACCAGGTACACAAAACATTATCAGATGTAATGGCAACACCATCAGGAGTTGTGGCTGACAAAGAAAATTTTAAGATTCTCATGAATATATCTCAGGAATTGAATAGTATTATTAATGAACATTTGTTCCATGTGATGCAAAATTTAGACACTGAAAAATGA